A region from the Coffea eugenioides isolate CCC68of chromosome 9, Ceug_1.0, whole genome shotgun sequence genome encodes:
- the LOC113783674 gene encoding exopolyphosphatase PRUNE1-like isoform X1 translates to MRSSSASMAANRQQETYIRARDNPFFDGMRRGEAEIMDKGSNFNLNEKIAGESIMRTASDVSSRRSRKITSEVLENPSSPLKTSPSDIILEHYGRSASSTWSRISEATSSPLSEDQSALKFGVEDVNESQKEHPPKSSQANEVTQTLALTKPMIEQSYSVNKDRTNLSKVPLPPSAALFYNGYSPQMEVVESCQSIYKLNMYLRARKDDVNAGVPGRFLHAVIGPDICDVGSVASTIMYAFYLNESLQNKLFCTVPIINMTRADMESRAELKWLLDACHVDQSSLVFLDEALKEALVEIFSCSKHDDGYSWVKNATFGEEASCSTLIAEKFLLTTPEILAGQRFSRLLLAGILMDTGNLRSPLSTSKDNYMATLLINGAGRYGCNGLYQILRYKMYDVPELSIGEILQKDIKKWTKIGKLISGNSRLTVLNIGMSSIGISIAQLLSLDSTSNLEISHFQRLEKLSLLLIVSGYHDAEKNFKREILVSAESVELLKNLIQFMKSSAPDLPLKILHHPDLREEMKAFEVDRVTSRKTIERLLEEYIEVSN, encoded by the exons GAAACATATATTCGTGCTCGGGATAATCCTTTCTTTGATGGTATGAGAAGAGGAGAGGCAGAAATAATGGATAAAGGTAGTAATTTTAATTTGAATGAGAAGATTGCAGGTGAAAGCATAATGCGTACTGCTTCAGATGTTAGTTCCAGAAGATCTAGAAAGATCACAAGTGAAGTACTAGAAAATCCCTCTAGCCCATTAAAAACTTCACCCTCAGATATTATTCTAGAACATTATGGTCGATCGGCTTCCAGTACATGGTCAAGGATTTCTGAAGCTACTTCATCTCCATTGTCAGAAGACCAGTCGGCACTGAAGTTCGGAGTTGAGGATGTAAATGAGTCACAGAAAGAGCACCCTCCAAAGtctagtcaagcaaatgaaGTGACTCAAACTCTGGCACTTACAAAGCCCATGATCGAACAATCATACAGCGTGAACAAGGATAGAACAAATCTCTCTAAAGTTCCACTTCCTCCATCAGCAGCATTATTTTACAATGGGTATTCACCACAaatggaagttgttgaatcatGTCAAAGTATATACAAGCTAAATATGTATCTAAGAGCTCGAAAGGATGATGTCAATGCTGGTGTGCCAGGAAGGTTCTTGCATGCTGTAATAGGACCTGACATCTGTG ATGTTGGTTCTGTTGCTTCAACAATCATGTATGCCTTTTACCTGAATGAATCGTTACAGAACAAACTGTTCTGCACTGTGCCTATAATCAACATGACAAGGGCAGACATGGAATCTCGAGCTGAGCTGAAATGGCTGCTTGATGCATGCCATGTAGATCAGTCATCACTGGTGTTTCTTGATGAG GCATTAAAAGAAGCCTTGGTTGAAATATTCAGTTGTTCAAAG CATGATGATGGCTATTCTTGGGTTAAAAATGCCACATTTGGAGAG GAAGCATCCTGCTCTACACTTATTGCTGAAAAGTTTCTGCTTACCACACCAGAGATATTGGCTGGGCAAAGATTCAGCCGACTTCTG CTAGCCGGCATCCTTATGGATACTGGGAATTTGAGAAGTCCTCTTTCCACTTCCAAAGACAACTACATGGCAACCTTGTTGATTAATGGGGCCGGTCGATATGGTTGCAATGGACTTTACCAGATCT TGAGATACAAAATGTATGATGTACCTGAACTGAGCATTGGGGAAATCCTGCAGAAAGATAtcaaaaaatggacaaaaatag GTAAACTAATCAGTGGTAACTCTAGATTGACGGTGTTAAACATTGGGATGAGTTCAATTGGAATATCAATTGCACAGCTCCTTTCACTTGATTCAACTTCAAATCTGGAGATTTCACATTTTCAGC GCTTGGAGAAACTTTCCCTCCTCCTAATTGTTTCTGGATATCACGATGCTGAGAAGAACTTTAAG AGGGAAATCCTGGTCTCAGCTGAATCAGTTGAACTCCTGAAAAACCTGATCCAATTTATGAAATCAAGTGCTCCTGACCTGCCGCTTAAAATTTTGCATCATCCAG
- the LOC113783674 gene encoding exopolyphosphatase PRUNE1-like isoform X2, which yields MRSSSASMAANRQQETYIRARDNPFFDGMRRGEAEIMDKEDQSALKFGVEDVNESQKEHPPKSSQANEVTQTLALTKPMIEQSYSVNKDRTNLSKVPLPPSAALFYNGYSPQMEVVESCQSIYKLNMYLRARKDDVNAGVPGRFLHAVIGPDICDVGSVASTIMYAFYLNESLQNKLFCTVPIINMTRADMESRAELKWLLDACHVDQSSLVFLDEIDLSYYDLFGSLKLVLLNCNKLPARQEALKEALVEIFSCSKHDDGYSWVKNATFGEEASCSTLIAEKFLLTTPEILAGQRFSRLLLAGILMDTGNLRSPLSTSKDNYMATLLINGAGRYGCNGLYQILRYKMYDVPELSIGEILQKDIKKWTKIGKLISGNSRLTVLNIGMSSIGISIAQLLSLDSTSNLEISHFQRLEKLSLLLIVSGYHDAEKNFKREILVSAESVELLKNLIQFMKSSAPDLPLKILHHPDLREEMKAFEVDRVTSRKTIERLLEEYIEVSN from the exons GAAACATATATTCGTGCTCGGGATAATCCTTTCTTTGATGGTATGAGAAGAGGAGAGGCAGAAATAATGGATAAAG AAGACCAGTCGGCACTGAAGTTCGGAGTTGAGGATGTAAATGAGTCACAGAAAGAGCACCCTCCAAAGtctagtcaagcaaatgaaGTGACTCAAACTCTGGCACTTACAAAGCCCATGATCGAACAATCATACAGCGTGAACAAGGATAGAACAAATCTCTCTAAAGTTCCACTTCCTCCATCAGCAGCATTATTTTACAATGGGTATTCACCACAaatggaagttgttgaatcatGTCAAAGTATATACAAGCTAAATATGTATCTAAGAGCTCGAAAGGATGATGTCAATGCTGGTGTGCCAGGAAGGTTCTTGCATGCTGTAATAGGACCTGACATCTGTG ATGTTGGTTCTGTTGCTTCAACAATCATGTATGCCTTTTACCTGAATGAATCGTTACAGAACAAACTGTTCTGCACTGTGCCTATAATCAACATGACAAGGGCAGACATGGAATCTCGAGCTGAGCTGAAATGGCTGCTTGATGCATGCCATGTAGATCAGTCATCACTGGTGTTTCTTGATGAG ATTGACTTATCCTATTATGATTTATTTGGAAGCCTTAAACTAGTTTTACTGAACTGCAACAAGCTTCCTGCTAGACAAGAA GCATTAAAAGAAGCCTTGGTTGAAATATTCAGTTGTTCAAAG CATGATGATGGCTATTCTTGGGTTAAAAATGCCACATTTGGAGAG GAAGCATCCTGCTCTACACTTATTGCTGAAAAGTTTCTGCTTACCACACCAGAGATATTGGCTGGGCAAAGATTCAGCCGACTTCTG CTAGCCGGCATCCTTATGGATACTGGGAATTTGAGAAGTCCTCTTTCCACTTCCAAAGACAACTACATGGCAACCTTGTTGATTAATGGGGCCGGTCGATATGGTTGCAATGGACTTTACCAGATCT TGAGATACAAAATGTATGATGTACCTGAACTGAGCATTGGGGAAATCCTGCAGAAAGATAtcaaaaaatggacaaaaatag GTAAACTAATCAGTGGTAACTCTAGATTGACGGTGTTAAACATTGGGATGAGTTCAATTGGAATATCAATTGCACAGCTCCTTTCACTTGATTCAACTTCAAATCTGGAGATTTCACATTTTCAGC GCTTGGAGAAACTTTCCCTCCTCCTAATTGTTTCTGGATATCACGATGCTGAGAAGAACTTTAAG AGGGAAATCCTGGTCTCAGCTGAATCAGTTGAACTCCTGAAAAACCTGATCCAATTTATGAAATCAAGTGCTCCTGACCTGCCGCTTAAAATTTTGCATCATCCAG